The following coding sequences are from one Bifidobacterium sp. window:
- the gdhA gene encoding NADP-specific glutamate dehydrogenase: MFKDAYTQSVYEQVTQRDSEQKEFLQAVREVLESIEPVLLQHPEFASQGVLERLVEPERCIQFRIAWTDDQGNTQVNRGYRVQFNSALGPYKGGLRFHPSVNQSIVKFLGFEQIMKNALTGLPMGGGKGGADFNPKGRSDAEVMRFCQAFMTELQRHIGQFTDVPAGDIGVGGREIGYLFGQYKRIRDEFTGTLTGKALEFGGSLARNEATGYGLCYFTDEAMSSIRGDSLAGKTVSISGSGNVAIFAAEKAQQLGATVVTLSDSSGYIHDSEGIQVDIVKDIKFNRRGRIKEYAQLVPSAEYRDGYEGVWSIPCDVALPCATQNELDIDSAKTLIANGCTVVCEGANMPTTPEAIEALQQAGVIYGPGKAANAGGVAVSGLEMSQNSQRLPWSFDDVDQRLHTIMVDIFHTCAAAADSYGSKNDLMRGANIAGFLKVGNAMIAQGVL; the protein is encoded by the coding sequence ATGTTCAAGGATGCATATACGCAAAGCGTGTACGAGCAAGTAACGCAACGAGACAGTGAGCAGAAAGAATTTCTGCAAGCAGTACGTGAGGTGCTTGAATCAATAGAACCCGTTCTGTTGCAACATCCTGAATTTGCATCACAGGGTGTGCTTGAACGTCTAGTCGAACCTGAGCGTTGCATACAATTTCGTATCGCGTGGACAGACGATCAAGGCAACACGCAGGTAAATCGCGGATACCGCGTCCAATTCAATTCAGCACTAGGCCCATATAAAGGTGGGCTCCGCTTTCATCCTTCGGTTAATCAGTCCATCGTGAAGTTCTTAGGCTTTGAGCAAATTATGAAGAATGCGTTGACTGGACTGCCAATGGGTGGAGGCAAGGGTGGCGCCGATTTCAATCCAAAAGGGCGAAGCGACGCGGAAGTGATGCGTTTTTGCCAAGCCTTCATGACCGAATTGCAACGTCATATCGGACAGTTCACCGATGTGCCTGCTGGAGATATCGGTGTCGGAGGACGCGAGATTGGATATCTGTTCGGTCAGTACAAACGGATCCGAGATGAATTCACCGGCACTTTGACGGGGAAAGCGCTAGAATTCGGAGGGTCTTTGGCACGTAACGAAGCCACAGGATACGGCCTATGCTACTTCACTGACGAGGCCATGAGTTCCATTCGTGGAGACTCACTAGCTGGTAAAACTGTTTCCATCTCAGGCTCAGGTAATGTAGCCATCTTCGCTGCTGAGAAAGCTCAGCAACTCGGCGCAACAGTGGTGACGCTTTCAGATTCGAGCGGCTATATTCATGATTCAGAGGGCATCCAAGTCGATATAGTTAAAGACATTAAATTTAATCGTCGAGGACGCATCAAGGAATATGCGCAACTCGTTCCTTCAGCAGAATATCGCGATGGCTACGAAGGTGTGTGGTCGATACCATGCGATGTTGCACTCCCCTGTGCCACACAAAACGAACTTGATATTGACAGTGCAAAAACGCTAATCGCCAATGGCTGCACTGTAGTATGCGAGGGTGCCAATATGCCCACCACTCCAGAAGCCATCGAGGCACTGCAGCAGGCAGGTGTGATCTATGGGCCAGGGAAGGCAGCAAACGCTGGTGGTGTTGCTGTCTCTGGCCTAGAAATGAGCCAAAATTCACAGCGTTTACCGTGGAGTTTCGACGATGTTGATCAGCGTTTGCACACTATTATGGTTGATATTTTCCATACATGCGCTGCGGCAGCCGACTCATATGGATCAAAGAATGACTTGATGCGCGGAGCAAATATCGCAGGCTTCTTGAAAGTGGGCAATGCAATGATTGCTCAGGGAGTGTTGTAG